A stretch of DNA from Coregonus clupeaformis isolate EN_2021a unplaced genomic scaffold, ASM2061545v1 scaf1967, whole genome shotgun sequence:
TCTGTCCACCATTGTTGGCCTTTCTTTGATCAACTCCGGGAGCTGCTGTTATATGGTTAGATATCAACATTAGTGATTAATTGGTTGGTTTGTTGATTGTTTAATTGATTGACTGATGATCATGCTACACGGTTGTTTCACCTTAGTTGAATGTTGTTATTATAAGTCGCTGTGGGTTAGAGTAACTGCTAAAATTGTAAAACCAAAAAATGTAATGGACAAATACCTTTGACCGTGATATTTATGTAGTGTCCCATGGCAGTATGGCCTCCCATTTCACATACTGCATGGCACTGATAGACTCCTTGGTCAGCAGGGGTCAGCTGTATGAAGTCTGTTATAACGTGTCTATGTCTGACACTCCGGTCCTCCATAAACATCTCGTTGACAATGGTGAGGTACTTGCTGGGGTCAATGAGCTTGGGACACTCTTCCAAAGAGTGATGACACCAAAAGGCATCAATGCGACCACATTGTTTAGTTTCATACTCTGCCTTACAGGTGAGCCTCAAGGGCATGCCCTCAGTCCCAACCATAGGAGTCCTGGGGTACTTCAACTCAACAGCATCTGGAGTAGCTAAAGAGTGGGAGTTGTGGAAAAAAGTATATAACTCAGGTCCAAAACAGCTCTACATATAACTTATTtatttttgttaacaaactagtttATTAGGGGTTATTTCTGAGTATATCTGGGTATTAAAAGCATTCAACACCATCTAATCTAAACGCAACTACCATACCTAGGGTTTCACCCTGTCCCACTTTTATTACACACTAGTATCACCATGAGTACTCACCTGTGCCCAGAGAAggtgacacacagagacagagagacactgtcGAAAGCAGGGACAGCACTCTAGATCCACGGAGCCAAACCATTTCCAAACACTAGCACTCAAAACTGAAAGTTGCTTAATCTGATATACTCCACGTGTTATAGATGGCCAACAGATGAAAGCATCATCATAGACACACAATAACTAAGCTCTCATCTGCAGTCTGCTAGATCTGCCCACCACAGAGGCTATAGAGCAAGCTAGAGCGTGTGTGTTCTTTGTGTGTGTACGCGTAGAGTAGATATATGTTCCAGTGGAGATAAAGAGGCTATGTCTGAACACCAGAAGACAGAAGAAGAGCAGTGTATGGGGCTCGTCTAGTGCACGTTTCCTTGTTTGAGGAAACCAGGGTATATTTTCTCATATCCAGCCCATGTGCTGAGTTTACAGTGTTGAGTAATCTTTCAAAACTGATTGCGCAAAAACTTCTGTTATATGCTAACGCTAACAtttcagtatacagtgagggaaaaaagtttttgatcccctgctgattttgtacgtttgcccactgacaaagacatgatcagtctataattttaatggtaggtttatttgaacagtgagagacagaataacaaaaaaataaatccagaaaaacgcatgtcaaaaatgttatgaattgattagcattttaatgagggaaataagtatttgacccctctgcaaaacatgacttagttcttggtggcaaaacccttgttggaaatcacagaggtcagacgtttcttgtagttggccaccaggtttgcacacatctcaggaggggttttgtcccactcctctttgcagatcttctccaagtcattaaggtttcgaggctgacgtttggcaactcaaaccttcagctccctccacagattttctatgggattaaggtctggagactggctaggccactccaggaccttaatgtgcttcttcttgagccactcctttgttgtcttgaccgtgtgttttgggtcattgtcatgctggaatacccatccacgacccattttcaatgccctggctgaaggaaggaggttctcacccaagatttgacagtacatggccccgtccatcgtccctttgatgcggtgaagttgtcctgtccccttagcagaaaaacacccccaaagcgtaatgtttccacctccatgtttgacgggggggatgttgttcttggggtcataggcagcattcctcctcttccaaacacggtgagttgttgatgccaaagagctccattttggtctcatctgaccacaacactttcacccagttctcctctgaatcattcagatgatcattggcaaacttcagacgggcctgtataagtgctttcttgagcaaggggaccttgcgggcgctgcaggatttcagtccttcacggcgtagtgtgttaccaattgttttcttggtgactatggtcccagctgccttgagatcattgacaagatcctcccgtgtagttctgggctgattcctcaccgttctcatgatcattgcaactcctcgagttgagatcttgcatgaagccccaggccgaaggagattgacagttcttttgtgtttcttccatttgcgaataatcgcaccaactgctgtcaccttctcaccaagctgcttggcgatggtcttgtagcccattccagccttgtgtaggtctacaatcttgtccctgacatccttggagagctctttggtcttggccatggtggagagtttggaatcagattgattgattgcttctgtggacaggtgtcttttatacaggtaacaaactgagattaggagcactccctttaagagtgtgctcctaatctcagctcgttacctgtataaaagacacctgggagccagaaatctaacatttttgacatggatttttatggattgttttgttgttattctgtctctcactgtttaaataaacctaccattaaaattatagaccgatcatgtctttgtcagtgggcaaacttacaaaatcagcagggatcaaaacattttttccctcactgtatgtgtgtgtgcgcatgcgcaaTGATGGGCAATATTTctgttgcatgtatttgaaatacgtatttcaattacttttgaGTTTTTTGTAATTTGTATTTGAAAGGCCTGAACAAAATCACCCTCTAATTTGTAACAAGATAATGGTATTTCAGAGAATGGTATTTTCTATTTTCAAAATACTAAAAACTCCTTTCGTTAACAGTTAATTTTACTGGGTCCTTATCACAATGTAATTACATATGTTATTACACTGTAAGAAGTATTACAATTCATTGTAATAATacatagttacactgtaataaaaACCTGTAACTGGTGGTAATTACAGTCTGTATTTACAGAGGTGTAAGAatgaatgcttgttaccatgcttgttgCAAATGTTACGTTTCCGATAGCATCCCAACCATATATCCGAACGCACCATATTTCAGCCTCTACATTTCAGCCTGCATAAACCATGTGATAAGTGTTAGCAATTTTAACACCGACCACCTCATTGACACAATTCTGCAATAAAGGGCTCTGGAGTCTGATGCCCAGGCACAATGGCAAAAACGTGTTCGCAAACGGTTCATGTCCTGACCCCAAGGACGTGTGACACCATTGCATCAGTTGGGGTCCAACAGCTGCTGGTACGTAACTCTCCCCAGCTGGTGTCTTAGGAGGAGCCGGGTCTGAGGTTAGGGCTTCTTGTATGGCAGAGTGAACCTCCCACAGTACTGGCcccataatgcaagaggaaggaagaatgggtgtagggtctgagttactggtcggaaggtcaaactggcaggagagagcatcagcttttatgtttttctttccagggatgtaagtaacatgaaaatggaagcatgtgaagaagagagcccagcgggcttgtctggagtttatcctcttggcccctctgatatattccagattacgATGATCTGTTAGGACATGAAAGGAATGTtgtgcgccctccaaccagtggcaccactcctcgagggccagcttgattgcgaggagttctctgttccccacatcataattcctctcagcagaggataacttcctggagaagaaagcaCAAGGATGTGATTTGGAGGTGTTCCCACCTGCTGAGAGAGTATGGCTCCTACAcctacttcggaggcatccacctccagaGTGAAAGGAAGGGTCGGATCAGGTTGGCGAAGGACAGGATCTGAGGTGTAGAGACGTTTCAAGTTGTTGAAAGCAGTCAGGGCggtatcagtccattgaagggtctgggtcttttggctggtAAAGGCAGTGAGGGGAGTGGCAGTAGAACTGAAGTTCCCAATATTCCGGCGATAGAAGTTGGAGAACCCAACCCAATGAAACGTTGGAGTTCCTTAACGGTGGTGggtttgggccagttactgacggcggtgactttgttctcatccatgctgacccctccaggtgtcagtacgaaACAGAGGAAGTTTACCAaggttacatggaaggtgctcttttcagtcttcacataaaagttatggtcaaggagccgttgaagaaccttttgctcaatggtggtggctcttcagggtaggctgagacaactgctgaagcaggtagaagaccaggacaggagttcaccttgtcgccacgagatggcagggtcgtgacgacaaagccaggggtgtctgaggatgagtggctgtttgggggataagagttccatgagttgaatgggttcagtgtggaagactccaatctggagggtgacgctctgtgtcaggtgcgtaatgaagcctgagcccaatggctgcccgtccaaggtgttaatccttaagggaggggtgacaggAGTTATatcaatgtcaagctcttgtGCTAGCTGGTGATCGATAAAATTACCTGCTGTTCCCGAATCTATCAAGCCCTCTACGTACTTAGTAACCCCTTTCACGGTTATCaatactgggatggagaattgcttctgggAGATATTTAGCACTAAGGACATGCCTACCTGCATGGCAGCGAAGGGACCCTTCTCGTCTCTCTGTGGGGGGCGAACAGGGAAATGGCTGAGTAGATGATCTTTCCctccacagtataggcagagccATTCTTGGATCCGCCTTTGATGTTCGGGATGACggaatcatggaaagagaaggtttcgGGTTTCTGGGTGGCATAGTTCTTCGGCGGTCGGCGATGAGGTGGTCAATGGAGATGGACATAtgaatgtattgatttaaatcctgaaggtcacctctacgggccagctccgcctgaagttccctgttgagccctctttggtagacggtaagtaaagcagcctcactccatccactccctgcagccatggtgcAGAACTTGAGGGCATACTCAGCAGCTGAACCTTGTTGAAGTTCTATGAGGAAGTCTCCTATAGGACGACCGAAAGGAGAGTGATCaaatacctctttgaagagggtgtggaaatgggtcACGGATCCGAGTTCTGTGCTGTAGGCAGTCCATATGGTGGTGGCCCAATCCAGAGCTTTGCCTGTGAGTAGAGACACAACAAATCCACCCTGCTCTTGTTGGTGGcgaagttagtggggttgtgctcaatgtatttgctgcattgcttcagaaatccctgacatttcccaggtgaaccatcatattttccaggcatggatatgaatgaaCGAGGGCTAGGGGATACGATACCTGGCATCGGAAGAGTAGGGATAGGCTGGTGGAGAAGATGGCAGATTTCCTCCATACACTCCTCTTGCTGGGTTAGCTGCCGCTGTAGCTCCGCTGAATCCATTCCGTTTTTtggtgaggtattctgtaatgaatactcaggtagaaaaaggtgtagattcacgcacagagtgcggcaggtgtttatttcgcattcgcagaaggcaggaatcgtggtcacaggcaggcaatggtcatacacaggtaggcaaacaggcaggtgaatcaaaactaggactgaagagagtaactggttctcacaaacgagctaggaaaaggcttataataataataatatgccatttagcagtcacttttatccaaagcgacttacagtcatgtgtgcatacatttttacatatgggtggtcccggggttcgaacccactaccctggcgttacaagcgccatgctctaccaattgagctacagaggtgtGTCAAatcgaacaatacctcacaaggcacaaacagaatgacctgaactaaataaggagctgatgagaccaggtgagtaactaacacaggtgaaatcaatgaagaaaaatgaaagacagggctacgttcaagaacacaaagaaacagggctatgttcaagaacacaaggttgactaagaacaTAAATACAGAACGTTATAGTTTCCAgtttgttagccagctagctaacgttaagttacATTCAGAAactccttttgttcacccgacctagaatatctcacaatcaaatgccgaccatattacctcgcaagagaattctcttcggttatagtcacagccgtgtatattccccctcaagccaataccacaatggccctcaaggaactacactggactttatatGAAAattggaaaccacatatcctgagaacgcatttattgtagctggagattttaacaaagcaaatttgaggaaaacgctaccatagttgtatcaacacattgactgtagtactcgctctgggaaaacactcgaccactgctactcccctttcgagatgcctacaaggccctcccccgcctgcCCGTCGGCTAATCatatcacgactccattttgctcctcccttgctataggcagaaactcaaacaggaagtacccttgctaaggtctattcaatgctggtATGACCAATCGGAAACCATGCTTCAACATTGTTTTGAacacgcagactgggatatgtttcggttaacctctgagaataacattgacatatacacggacacggtgactgacttcatcaggaagtgtataggggatgttgttcccactgtgactattaaaacatacccaaaccagaaaccatggatagaaGGCAGAATCTATccaactgaaagcgcgaaccaccacatttaaccatggcaaggtgactaggaatatggttgaatacaaacagtgtagttattccctccgtaaggcaatcaaacaggcaaaatgtcagtacagaggcaaagtggagtcgcaattcaacggctcagacatgagacatATGGGGCAGGACACTGACGTCTTGCTCCAGGACatgctaaacaccttcttcgcctgctttAAGGATAACTCAGTGCCACCAATGTGGTCGGTTCCCAAGGACTCGTTCTCCATgacagatgtgagtaagacatttaaccgtgttaaccctcgcaaggctgccagcccagatggcatccctagccgcgtcctcagagcatgcacagaccagctggttTGATTATTTACAGACACATTAAATCcctccatatcccagtctgctgtccccacttgcttcaagatgcccaccattgttcctgtaccaaagaaagcaaaggtaacttaaCAAAATGACTATCGCTCCGtaacactcacttctgtcatcgtgaagttctttgagaggctagttaaggatcatatcacctctaccttacctgacaccctagacccacttcaatttgcttaccgccccaatagatccacagacgatgcaatcgccatcgcactccacactgtcctaTGACATCTGGACAAGATGAATACttacgtaagaatgctgttcattgactatagctcagccttctacaccatagtaccctccaagctcaacattaagctcggggccctgggtctgaaccccggccagtgcaactgggtcctggacttcctaatgGGCCGCcaacaggtggtgaaggtaggaaacaacacctccacttcgctgatcctcaacatagggtgtgctcagccccctcctgtactgcttgttcacccatgactgcgtggccacacacgcctccaactcaatcatcaagtttgcagacgacacaccagtattaggcctgattaccaacaatgacgagacagcctacagggaggaagtgagggccctggtggagtgatgccaggaaaataacctctacctcaacgtcaacaaaatgtaggagctgatcgtggacttcagtaAACAGCaaagggagcacgcccctatccacattgactggaccgcagtggagaaggtggaaagcttcatgttcctcggcgtacacatcactgacaatctcaaatggtccacacagacagtgtggtgaagaaggtgcaacagcacctcttcaacctctggaggctgaagaaatgtgtcttggcccctaagacaaacatttacagatgcataattgagagcatcctgtcgggctgtatcaccgcctggtacggcaactgcaccgcacgcaactgcagggctctccagagggtggtgcggtctgcccaaagcgtcatcgggggcacactgcctgccctccaggatacctacagcacccgatgtcacaggaaggccaaaaagatcaccCAAGcgacagcctgttcaccccgctatcatccagaaggctagATCAGTACAGGtgaatcaaagctgggaccgaaagactgaaaaatagcttctatctcaaggccatcagactgttaaatagccttcactagccggctaccacccggttactcaacactgcaccttagaggctgctgccctatataaatagacatggaatcactggccactttaataatggaacactagtcactttaacctctatgggatcggtgtcccgtatacaggacgATTGAGCTAATATGAGCTAATGTGactagcatgactgttgtaaggaacatcaactttccaggacataaacTTGTCTTATATGgtcagaaagcttacattcttgttaatctaactgcactgtccaatttacagtagctattacagtgaacaagtaccatgctattgtttgaggagagtgcacaacaacaaaaacttaATGGCAACTGGTTTGAGACATTCACCTCTGACGGTAAATAATGTACtaacattcagtaatcttgctctgatttgtcatccaaagggtcccagagataaaatgtagcatagttttgtttgataaaatcatttattttttcaaatataggaactgggttctacagtttgaacccctgctgtctctggctccacacccacaccaccaggccatctagatgtgtgaaagtttgtgtataagctaatgatccatcatgtatgacattcctgggagtgtgtaaacttacattttgttttaccatatcatttttgtatgttctctatagttatgtacttgaaaatgtatcaattgaccaattcggcacatttgggcagacttgatacaaaatagtccagtattgcaacgcttcactggatcaatctgaaactttgcacacgcACAGCTTCCATTTAGTGGCCAACATCTCAATTGCGCCTAAActacaatattatattgtggcctttctcttgcatttcaaagatgatgaaaaaaatatataattgtaaaCATGTttctttgtttgtattatctttttccagatctaatgtgttacagtgaggggaaaaaatatttgatcccctgctgattttgtacgtttgcccattgacaaagaaatgattagtctataattttaatggtaggtttctttgaacagtgagacagaataacaacaaaaaaatccagaaaaacacatgtcaaaaaagttatacattgatttgcattttaatgagggaagtaagaatttgaccccctctcaatcagaaagatttctggctcccaggtgtcttttatacaggtaacgacctgagattaggagcacactcttaaagggagttctcttaatctcagcttgttacctgtataaaagacacctgtccacagaagcaatcaatcaatcagattccaaactctccaccatggccaagaccaaagagctctccaaggatgtcagggacaagattgtagacctacacaaggctggaaagggctacaagaccatcgccaagcagcttggtgagaaggtgacaacagttggtgagattattcgcaaatggaagaaatacaaaagacctgtcaatctccctcggcctggggctccatgcaaaatctcaactcgtggagttgcattgatcatgagaacggtgaggaatcagcccagaactacacgggaggatcttgtcaatgatctcaaggcagctgggaccatagtcaccaagaaaacaattggtaacacactacgctgtgaagaactgaaatcctgcagcgcccgcaaggtccccctgctcaaaaaagcacatatacagggccgtctgaagtttgccaatgaacatctgaatgattaggaggagaactgggtgaaagtgttgtggtcagatgagaccaaaatcgagctctttggcatcaactcaactcgccgtgtttggaggaggaggaatgctgcctatgaccccaagaacaccatccccaccgtcaaacatggaggtggaaacattatgctttgggggtgtttttctgctaaggggacaggacaacttcactgcatcaaagggacgatggactgggccatgtaccgtcaaatattgggtgagaacctccttccctcagccagggcattgaaaatgggtcgtggatgggtattccagcatgacaatgacccaaaacacacggccaaggcaacaaaggagtggctcaagaggaagcacattaaggtcctggaatggcctagccagtctccagaccttaatcccatagaaaatctgtggagggagctgaaggtttgagttgccaaacgtcagcctcgaaaccttaatgacttggagaagatctgcaaagaggagtgggacaaaacccctcctgagatgtgtgcaaacctggtgtccaactacaagaaacgtctgatctctgtgattgccaacaagggttttgccaccaagtactaaatcatgttttgcagaggggtcattaaaatgcaaatcaattcataaaatgtttgacatgcatttttctggattttttgtttgttattctgtctctcactgttcaaataaacataccattaaaattatagactgatcatgtctttgtcagtgggcaaacgtacaaaatcagcaggggatcaaatacttttttccctcactgt
This window harbors:
- the zgc:174945 gene encoding uncharacterized protein zgc:174945, with amino-acid sequence MVWLRGSRVLSLLSTVSLCLCVSPSLGTATPDAVELKYPRTPMVGTEGMPLRLTCKAEYETKQCGRIDAFWCHHSLEECPKLIDPSKYLTIVNEMFMEDRSVRHRHVITDFIQLTPADQGVYQCHAVCEMGGHTAMGHYINITVKAAPGVDQRKANNGGQNWTYNTVMILWSLLLILELREVNH